In a genomic window of Variovorax paradoxus:
- the accC gene encoding acetyl-CoA carboxylase biotin carboxylase subunit has translation MFKKILVANRGEIALRIQRACSELGIKAVMVYSEADREAKYVKLAEEAVCIGPAPSSLSYLNMPAIISAAEVTDAEAIHPGYGFLSENANFAERVEQSGFQFIGPTPENIRTMGDKVSAKQSMIKAGVPCVPGSDGELSDDATANKRIARAIGYPVIIKAAGGGGGRGMRVVHTEAALINAIQMTKAEAAAAFNNPSVYMEKFLQNPRHVEIQVLADKHRNAVYLGERDCSMQRRHQKVIEESPAPGIPRKLIEKIGERCAAACKKIGYRGAGTFEFLYENGEFYFIEMNTRVQVEHPVTELTTGIDIVKTQIMVAAGEKLPFTQRQIQMHGHAIECRINAEDAWKFTPSPGRITMWHPPGGPGVRVDSHAYTNYFVPPNYDSMIGKIIVFGDTREQAMARMRTALNETVIEGIQTNIPLHRELMVDAKFMAGGTNIHYLEEWLAAHKR, from the coding sequence ATGTTCAAGAAGATCCTGGTCGCCAACCGCGGCGAGATCGCTTTGCGCATCCAGCGCGCGTGCAGCGAGCTCGGCATCAAGGCCGTGATGGTCTATTCCGAGGCCGACCGCGAGGCCAAGTACGTCAAGCTGGCCGAGGAAGCCGTCTGCATCGGCCCGGCCCCCTCGTCGCTGAGCTACCTCAACATGCCGGCCATCATCTCGGCGGCCGAAGTGACCGATGCCGAGGCGATCCACCCCGGCTACGGCTTCCTGAGCGAGAACGCCAACTTCGCCGAACGCGTCGAACAGAGCGGCTTCCAGTTCATCGGGCCGACGCCCGAGAACATCCGCACCATGGGCGACAAGGTCTCGGCCAAGCAGTCCATGATCAAGGCCGGCGTGCCCTGCGTGCCCGGCTCCGACGGCGAGCTCTCCGACGACGCCACGGCCAACAAGCGCATCGCGCGCGCCATCGGCTATCCGGTGATCATCAAGGCCGCGGGCGGCGGCGGTGGCCGCGGCATGCGCGTGGTCCACACCGAGGCCGCGCTGATCAACGCGATCCAGATGACCAAGGCGGAGGCCGCGGCGGCCTTCAACAATCCCTCGGTCTACATGGAGAAGTTCCTCCAGAACCCGCGTCACGTCGAGATCCAGGTGCTGGCCGACAAGCACCGCAACGCGGTCTACCTCGGCGAGCGCGACTGCTCGATGCAGCGCCGTCACCAGAAGGTGATCGAGGAATCGCCCGCGCCGGGCATTCCGCGCAAGCTGATCGAGAAGATCGGCGAACGTTGCGCGGCCGCCTGCAAGAAGATCGGCTACCGCGGTGCCGGCACCTTCGAGTTCCTCTACGAGAACGGCGAGTTCTACTTCATCGAGATGAACACCCGCGTGCAGGTGGAGCATCCGGTGACCGAACTCACGACCGGCATCGACATCGTCAAGACGCAGATCATGGTGGCGGCCGGCGAGAAGCTGCCGTTCACGCAGCGCCAGATCCAGATGCACGGCCACGCGATCGAATGCCGCATCAACGCCGAGGACGCGTGGAAGTTCACGCCGTCGCCGGGCCGCATCACGATGTGGCATCCGCCGGGCGGTCCGGGCGTGCGCGTGGATTCGCATGCGTACACCAACTACTTCGTGCCGCCGAACTACGACTCGATGATCGGCAAGATCATCGTCTTCGGCGACACCCGCGAGCAGGCCATGGCGCGCATGCGCACCGCGCTCAACGAGACCGTGATCGAAGGCATCCAGACCAACATCCCGCTGCACCGCGAGCTGATGGTCGACGCCAAGTTCATGGCCGGCGGCACCAACATCCACTACCTCGAAGAGTGGCTGGCCGCGCACAAGCGCTGA
- a CDS encoding carbohydrate kinase family protein — MAAVICGSLAFDTIMTFEGRFADQILPDQLHILNVSFLVPSLRRDFGGCAGNIAYSLNALGGTALPMATLGSDGADYIERMRSLGISTEFVRQLDDTFTAQAMIMNDADNNQITAFHPGAMQQAHITKIAAREDIRLGIVAPDGREAMLQHAEQFAAAGIPFVFDPGQGLPMFDGEALKHFVELASWVVVNDYEGKMLSQRTGWSLAEISQRVRGLVVTLAAEGCEVWTNGEREHVPGVVPTAVIEPTGCGDAWRGALLFGLEKGWPLAQCAALGNQVGALKIAQRGPQNYQIDRQALGLA; from the coding sequence ATGGCAGCAGTGATTTGCGGTTCCCTCGCCTTCGACACCATCATGACCTTCGAGGGCCGGTTCGCCGACCAGATCCTCCCGGACCAGTTGCACATCCTCAACGTGTCCTTCCTGGTGCCGAGCCTGCGCCGCGATTTCGGCGGCTGCGCCGGCAACATCGCCTACAGCCTCAACGCGCTCGGCGGCACGGCGCTGCCGATGGCCACGCTGGGCAGCGATGGCGCCGACTACATCGAGCGCATGCGTTCGCTGGGCATCAGCACGGAGTTCGTGCGCCAGCTCGACGACACGTTCACCGCGCAGGCGATGATCATGAACGACGCCGACAACAACCAGATCACCGCCTTCCATCCGGGCGCGATGCAGCAGGCGCACATCACGAAGATCGCGGCGCGCGAGGACATCCGTCTCGGCATCGTCGCGCCCGATGGCCGCGAGGCGATGCTGCAGCACGCCGAGCAGTTCGCGGCCGCCGGCATTCCCTTCGTGTTCGATCCGGGCCAGGGCCTGCCGATGTTCGACGGCGAGGCGCTCAAGCATTTCGTCGAGCTCGCGAGCTGGGTCGTGGTCAACGACTACGAAGGCAAGATGCTCTCGCAGCGCACGGGCTGGAGCCTGGCGGAGATCTCGCAGCGCGTGCGCGGCCTCGTGGTCACGCTCGCGGCCGAGGGCTGCGAGGTGTGGACGAACGGCGAGCGCGAGCATGTGCCGGGCGTGGTGCCGACCGCGGTGATCGAGCCCACGGGCTGCGGCGATGCATGGCGCGGCGCGCTGCTGTTCGGGCTGGAGAAGGGCTGGCCGCTCGCGCAGTGCGCGGCGCTCGGCAACCAGGTCGGCGCGCTCAAGATCGCGCAGCGCGGCCCGCAGAACTACCAGATCGATCGCCAGGCACTCGGCCTGGCTTGA
- the prmA gene encoding 50S ribosomal protein L11 methyltransferase, giving the protein MFELRLLAPEERIESLGDALDALDALSISVEDADAQTDAEHALFGEPGMPPPKEGWQRSRVIALFATEELARDAGSVLALQDFFEGCTLLGIAELQDQDWVRLTQSQFAPVEITPEFWIVPSWHEAPAQATQVIRLDPGLAFGTGTHPTTRMCLRWIATRGAFAGQRVLDYGCGSGILAIGAAKYGAGEIDAVDIDEAAVSSTRLNAEANGVTLNAGLPEAAQGQYGTVLANILATPLKVLAPLLCERVANGGSLVLAGILERQADELKEAYAPYVALEVSDSEDGWILMTARR; this is encoded by the coding sequence ATGTTCGAACTCCGCCTGCTGGCCCCCGAGGAACGCATCGAGTCCCTCGGCGATGCGCTCGATGCGCTCGACGCACTGAGCATCTCGGTCGAGGATGCCGACGCGCAGACCGACGCCGAGCATGCGCTGTTCGGCGAGCCCGGCATGCCGCCGCCCAAGGAGGGCTGGCAGCGCTCGCGCGTGATCGCGCTGTTCGCCACCGAGGAACTGGCGCGCGACGCGGGCTCGGTGCTCGCGCTGCAGGACTTCTTCGAAGGCTGCACCTTGCTGGGCATCGCCGAGCTGCAGGACCAGGACTGGGTGCGGCTCACGCAATCGCAGTTCGCGCCGGTCGAGATCACGCCCGAGTTCTGGATCGTGCCGAGCTGGCACGAGGCGCCGGCACAGGCCACGCAGGTGATCCGGCTCGATCCGGGCCTGGCCTTCGGCACCGGCACCCATCCCACCACGCGCATGTGCCTGCGCTGGATCGCGACCCGCGGGGCGTTCGCGGGCCAGCGCGTGCTCGACTACGGCTGCGGCTCCGGCATCCTGGCCATTGGTGCCGCGAAGTACGGCGCTGGCGAGATCGACGCGGTCGACATCGACGAGGCCGCCGTGAGCTCGACGCGCCTCAATGCCGAGGCCAACGGCGTGACGCTCAATGCGGGCCTGCCCGAGGCGGCGCAGGGCCAGTACGGCACGGTGCTCGCGAACATCCTCGCGACCCCGCTCAAGGTGCTCGCGCCGCTGCTGTGCGAGCGCGTGGCGAACGGTGGCTCGCTGGTGCTCGCCGGCATCCTCGAGCGCCAGGCCGACGAGCTGAAGGAAGCGTACGCGCCCTACGTGGCGCTCGAAGTCAGCGACAGCGAGGACGGCTGGATCCTCATGACGGCACGCCGCTGA
- a CDS encoding TlpA family protein disulfide reductase → MTSSTTRRGLLYGGVAVVAAAAGLGGAWWRHRGSGTAGEMLGADFWAQRFERPEGGELAMTSLRGKPVLLNFWATWCPPCVEEMPMIDRFFRDHGANGWQVVGLAIDQPSAVRKFLQRTPVTYPTGLAGLQGTELVKNLGNTGGGLPFTLVLNADGSVAARKMGKLEEADLEGWRRELVHS, encoded by the coding sequence ATGACTTCTTCGACCACACGACGCGGCCTGCTGTATGGCGGCGTGGCGGTGGTGGCCGCCGCGGCCGGCCTCGGTGGTGCCTGGTGGCGCCATCGCGGCAGCGGCACGGCCGGAGAGATGCTCGGCGCCGACTTCTGGGCCCAGCGCTTCGAGCGGCCCGAGGGCGGCGAGCTCGCCATGACCAGCCTGCGCGGCAAGCCGGTGCTGCTCAACTTCTGGGCCACCTGGTGCCCGCCGTGCGTGGAAGAAATGCCGATGATCGATCGCTTCTTTCGCGATCATGGTGCCAACGGCTGGCAAGTCGTCGGCTTGGCGATCGATCAGCCGAGCGCGGTGCGCAAGTTCCTGCAGCGCACGCCGGTCACCTATCCGACCGGATTGGCTGGGTTGCAGGGCACGGAACTGGTCAAAAATCTCGGCAACACCGGCGGTGGCCTGCCGTTCACGCTGGTGCTGAACGCCGACGGTTCGGTGGCGGCCCGTAAAATGGGCAAGCTCGAAGAGGCCGACCTGGAGGGTTGGCGACGTGAACTCGTTCACAGTTAG
- a CDS encoding ribonucleotide-diphosphate reductase subunit beta, whose protein sequence is MLTWDEEVKPSLPKDMQQGLHHHPSTGVAAGRAVDVSASSMAQPSLQPVQQPARQAVPASSGASAPAETRRVRAADKRIINGETDVNQLVPFKYKWAWEKYLATCANHWMPQEVNMTRDIALWKDPNGLTEDERRIVKRNLGFFVTADSLAANNIVLGTYRHITAPECRQFLLRQAFEEAIHTHAYQYIVESLGLDESEIFNAYNEVPSIREKDQFLIPFIDAISDPNFKTGTHETDQTLLKSLIVFACLMEGLFFYVGFTQILALGRQNKMTGAAEQYQYILRDESMHCNFGIDLINQLKLENPGLWTAEFKAEIKALFMRAVELEYKYAEDTMPRGVLGMNASMFKGYLRYIANRRAQQIGLETLFPNEENPFPWMSEMIDLKKERNFFETRVIEYQSGGALSWD, encoded by the coding sequence ATGTTGACCTGGGACGAAGAAGTCAAGCCCTCCTTGCCAAAGGACATGCAACAAGGTTTGCATCACCACCCCTCGACCGGCGTCGCCGCCGGCCGTGCGGTGGATGTGTCGGCTTCATCGATGGCACAACCTTCGCTGCAACCCGTGCAGCAGCCTGCCCGCCAGGCCGTGCCCGCATCGAGCGGCGCGAGCGCTCCGGCTGAAACGCGCCGCGTCAGGGCCGCCGACAAGCGCATCATCAACGGCGAGACCGACGTCAACCAGCTGGTGCCGTTCAAGTACAAGTGGGCGTGGGAAAAGTACCTCGCCACCTGCGCCAATCATTGGATGCCGCAGGAAGTGAACATGACGCGCGACATCGCGCTGTGGAAAGACCCGAACGGCCTGACCGAAGACGAGCGCCGCATCGTCAAGCGCAACCTCGGCTTCTTCGTCACCGCCGACTCGCTGGCCGCCAACAACATCGTGCTGGGCACCTACCGCCACATCACGGCGCCCGAATGCCGCCAGTTCCTGCTGCGCCAGGCCTTCGAGGAAGCGATCCACACGCACGCCTACCAGTACATCGTCGAGTCGCTCGGCCTGGACGAGAGCGAGATCTTCAACGCCTACAACGAGGTGCCGTCGATCCGCGAGAAGGACCAGTTCCTGATTCCGTTCATCGACGCGATCAGCGATCCGAACTTCAAGACCGGCACGCACGAGACCGACCAGACGCTGCTCAAGTCGCTGATCGTGTTCGCCTGCCTGATGGAAGGCCTCTTCTTCTACGTCGGCTTCACGCAGATCCTCGCGCTGGGCCGCCAGAACAAGATGACCGGCGCCGCCGAGCAGTACCAGTACATCCTTCGCGACGAATCGATGCACTGCAACTTCGGCATCGACCTGATCAACCAGCTCAAGCTCGAGAACCCCGGCCTCTGGACGGCCGAGTTCAAGGCCGAGATCAAGGCGTTGTTCATGCGCGCCGTCGAGCTCGAATACAAGTACGCCGAAGACACCATGCCGCGTGGCGTGCTCGGCATGAACGCTTCCATGTTCAAGGGCTATCTGCGCTACATCGCCAATCGGCGCGCGCAGCAGATCGGCCTCGAAACGCTCTTCCCGAACGAGGAAAATCCGTTCCCGTGGATGAGCGAGATGATTGACCTGAAGAAAGAGCGCAATTTCTTCGAGACCCGCGTGATCGAATACCAATCGGGTGGTGCGCTCTCCTGGGATTGA
- a CDS encoding zinc-ribbon domain-containing protein has protein sequence MSLVTRCPACATTFKVVRDQLRISDGWVRCGRCSHVFDATLDLHETPDGVVGSGSGVASPQVQVPSMPSAPAVVPSAAPEASTPPAPASPSVDSGFGFDAPAGKAALPSHEPVGELDKLSAPPSFAPAPPQVEESDFLDDEVNEDLSPARSEPPPPPAQPQSPEARDSADFALPAHGIVADEPWSDLEVREPQWRPPPSSLPPFPDIDLNLAAPPSPPPAPVPPLPAVWTRRSSASAAPSNERPAGFATLRRSGSDEDSDEDTELERDDADAPETGDDRDQLQMQKALRRARAKSAKIAASAKAREERDDQEARARSEDPAPPPFATVLDAADETEDRAAHRFVDDAEDDERDDRPTSLWQRIGKRRALIALAVLAGLLLVVQILRHERDGIVARQPSLRPALAALCQATGCELAPLRRIGDIVIEGAAFAREKSGGNDYRFSFNLRSNAAVPLAMPSIELVLLDTQERAVVRRVLSPADYGAPTVLAARGERAASLPMTLTATEAAALPPIAGYRVEAFYP, from the coding sequence ATGAGCCTCGTCACGCGTTGCCCCGCCTGCGCCACCACCTTCAAGGTGGTGCGCGACCAGCTCCGGATCTCGGACGGGTGGGTGCGTTGCGGTCGCTGCAGCCATGTGTTCGATGCGACGCTCGATCTTCATGAGACGCCGGATGGGGTCGTTGGGTCGGGCAGTGGTGTCGCGTCGCCGCAGGTGCAGGTGCCATCGATGCCATCGGCGCCCGCGGTCGTGCCGAGCGCGGCGCCCGAGGCTTCGACACCGCCGGCACCTGCCAGTCCTTCGGTCGACTCCGGCTTCGGATTCGATGCGCCCGCCGGCAAGGCCGCATTGCCATCGCACGAGCCTGTCGGCGAACTCGACAAGCTGTCGGCACCGCCTTCCTTCGCGCCGGCCCCGCCGCAGGTCGAGGAGTCCGACTTCCTCGACGACGAGGTCAACGAAGACCTGTCGCCGGCACGGTCCGAGCCGCCACCGCCTCCCGCTCAGCCGCAGTCCCCGGAAGCTCGCGACAGCGCGGACTTCGCCTTGCCCGCGCACGGCATCGTCGCCGACGAGCCCTGGTCCGACCTCGAGGTGCGCGAGCCGCAATGGCGGCCGCCGCCGAGTTCGCTGCCGCCGTTTCCCGACATCGACCTCAACCTCGCCGCGCCACCATCGCCGCCGCCCGCGCCGGTGCCGCCGCTGCCCGCGGTGTGGACGCGTCGCTCCAGCGCGAGCGCGGCGCCGTCGAATGAAAGGCCGGCGGGCTTCGCGACGCTGCGCCGTTCCGGTTCCGACGAAGACAGCGACGAGGACACCGAGCTCGAGCGCGACGACGCCGACGCACCCGAGACGGGCGACGATCGGGACCAATTGCAGATGCAGAAGGCGCTGCGCCGGGCGCGCGCCAAGTCGGCCAAGATCGCCGCCAGCGCCAAGGCGCGCGAGGAGCGCGACGACCAAGAGGCGCGCGCGCGGAGCGAGGACCCCGCGCCGCCGCCCTTCGCCACCGTGCTCGACGCGGCGGACGAGACCGAGGATCGCGCGGCGCACCGCTTCGTCGACGATGCCGAGGACGACGAGCGCGACGATCGGCCGACATCCCTCTGGCAGCGCATCGGCAAGCGCCGCGCGCTGATCGCGCTCGCGGTGCTCGCGGGCCTGCTGCTGGTCGTGCAGATCCTGCGTCACGAGCGCGACGGCATCGTCGCGCGCCAGCCCTCGCTGCGTCCCGCGCTCGCCGCGCTGTGCCAGGCGACGGGCTGCGAGCTCGCGCCGCTGCGCCGCATCGGCGACATCGTCATCGAGGGCGCCGCCTTCGCGCGCGAGAAGAGCGGCGGCAACGACTACCGCTTCAGCTTCAACCTGCGCAGCAACGCCGCGGTGCCGCTCGCGATGCCGTCGATCGAGCTGGTGCTGCTCGACACGCAGGAGCGTGCCGTGGTGCGGCGCGTGCTCTCGCCGGCGGACTATGGCGCACCAACGGTGCTCGCGGCGCGCGGCGAACGCGCGGCCTCGCTGCCGATGACGCTGACGGCGACCGAGGCCGCGGCCCTGCCGCCAATCGCGGGCTATCGCGTCGAGGCCTTCTATCCCTAG
- a CDS encoding histone H1-like DNA-binding protein, with the protein MATAKKAPAKKAAAKKAPAKKVVAKKAPAKKVAAKKAPAAKKVAAKKAPAKKVAAKKVAAKKVVAKKAPAKKAAPAKKAAAKKAPAKKAAAKKAPAKKAAAKKAPAKKAAAKKAAKKPAAKPAAAAKKPAAKKAAKAPAKAAAAAPAPAAQTTLNPQAAWPFPTASKP; encoded by the coding sequence ATGGCAACTGCAAAGAAAGCACCGGCTAAGAAAGCCGCAGCGAAGAAGGCTCCGGCCAAGAAGGTCGTAGCGAAGAAGGCTCCGGCCAAGAAGGTCGCCGCCAAGAAGGCTCCGGCAGCCAAGAAGGTCGCTGCCAAGAAGGCTCCGGCCAAGAAGGTCGCTGCCAAGAAGGTAGCCGCGAAGAAGGTCGTCGCCAAGAAGGCGCCGGCGAAGAAGGCAGCTCCGGCCAAGAAGGCCGCTGCGAAGAAGGCGCCGGCGAAGAAGGCCGCTGCCAAGAAGGCGCCTGCGAAGAAGGCTGCCGCCAAGAAGGCTCCTGCCAAGAAGGCTGCGGCCAAGAAAGCCGCGAAAAAGCCCGCTGCCAAGCCTGCCGCTGCTGCCAAGAAGCCTGCTGCGAAGAAGGCTGCCAAGGCACCCGCCAAGGCCGCTGCCGCTGCGCCCGCCCCTGCTGCGCAGACGACGCTGAATCCCCAGGCAGCCTGGCCGTTTCCCACGGCCAGCAAGCCCTGA
- a CDS encoding acetyl-CoA carboxylase biotin carboxyl carrier protein, which translates to MDLRKLKTLIDLVSESNISELEITETEGKVRIVKGGGAAPVQYVQTLAAPAAAPAAAPAGTAAPAAAPVAEAAPAGHAVKSPMVGTFYRAASPGAPSFVEVGSKVNEGDTLCIIEAMKILNEIEADKAGTVTQILGENGQAVEYGQPLFIIE; encoded by the coding sequence ATGGATCTGCGCAAACTCAAGACACTGATCGATCTGGTGTCCGAATCGAATATTTCCGAGCTGGAAATCACTGAAACCGAAGGCAAGGTCCGCATCGTCAAGGGTGGCGGTGCCGCTCCCGTTCAGTACGTGCAGACCCTGGCGGCACCCGCCGCGGCCCCGGCCGCAGCCCCCGCGGGCACGGCGGCTCCCGCTGCTGCTCCCGTGGCCGAGGCCGCCCCCGCCGGCCATGCCGTGAAGTCGCCGATGGTCGGCACCTTCTACCGCGCCGCGAGCCCGGGCGCCCCGTCCTTCGTCGAGGTCGGCAGCAAGGTCAACGAGGGCGACACGCTCTGCATCATCGAGGCGATGAAGATCCTCAACGAAATCGAGGCCGACAAGGCCGGCACCGTCACCCAGATCCTCGGAGAAAACGGTCAGGCGGTCGAATACGGCCAGCCGCTGTTCATCATCGAGTGA
- a CDS encoding ribonucleoside-diphosphate reductase subunit alpha produces the protein MQTALNTPTAARAIPSTPPQSPRDTAGSPTGQNLAHYQIIRRNGAVVPFEPNKIAIAMMKAFLAVHGTQGAASASVRETVDALTQAVVKALVRSRPGGGTFHIEDVQDQVELGLMRGGHQEVARAYVLYRERRTQERAKQGEQDVQVAAPALHVLDRGERVALDVSELKGLIESACQGLGDSITAAPIVAETMRNLYDGVPLDEVYKASILAARTLIEKDPDYTFATARLLLHTIFKEIIGREVMPVDRATAYADYFPAFIKKGVENELLDEKLLQYDLPRLGAALKAERDNQFDYLGLQTLYDRYFLHVRKNRIELPQAFFMRVSMGLALNEIDREARAIEFYEVLSSFDFMSSTPTLFNSGTLRSQLSSCYLTTVPDDLDGIYESIKENALLSKFAGGLGNDWTRVRALGSHIKGTNGESQGVVPFLKVVNDTAVAVNQGGKRKGAVCTYLETWHLDIEEFLELRKNTGDDRRRTHDMNTANWIPDLFMRRVMEKGSWTLFSPSNVPDLHDLFGADFEKAYVAYEEKAARGEIKPSRTVQATDLWRKMLTMLFETGHPWITFKDACNVRSPQQHAGVVHSSNLCTEITLNTSDTETAVCNLGSVNLLQHLKDGKVDQEKLKKTISTAMRMLDNVIDINYYAVKKARDSNLRHRPVGLGLMGFQDALYDLRIPYASQEAVQFADESMEAICYHAYWASTELARERGKYSSYKGSLWDKGILPIDSLDLLEKARGGYVEVDRSSTLDWDALRAKIKADGMRNSNCVAIAPTATISNIIGVDASIEPCFGNLSVKSNLSGEFTVINHYLVRDLKRLGLWDDVMVMDLKHFDGSLRPIDRVPQDVKALYATAFEVETTWLVEAAARRQKWIDQAQSLNIYMAGASGKKLDDTYKLAWLRGLKTTYYLRTQSATHAEKSTVQSGRLNAVSSGNDAPSGMSALEAAAAAAKAQMSAIPATDIAFCGVDDPTCEACQ, from the coding sequence ATGCAAACAGCACTGAATACTCCCACCGCCGCGCGTGCCATCCCCTCCACGCCGCCCCAGTCCCCCCGCGATACCGCCGGTTCGCCCACCGGACAGAACCTCGCGCACTACCAGATCATCCGCCGCAACGGCGCCGTGGTCCCGTTCGAGCCCAACAAGATCGCGATCGCGATGATGAAGGCCTTCCTGGCCGTGCACGGCACCCAGGGCGCGGCCTCGGCCAGCGTGCGCGAGACCGTCGACGCGCTGACGCAGGCCGTCGTGAAGGCGCTGGTGCGCTCGCGTCCGGGCGGCGGCACCTTCCACATCGAGGACGTGCAGGACCAGGTCGAACTGGGCCTGATGCGCGGCGGCCACCAGGAAGTGGCGCGTGCCTATGTGCTCTACCGCGAGCGCCGCACCCAGGAACGCGCGAAGCAGGGCGAGCAGGATGTGCAGGTCGCGGCTCCCGCGCTGCACGTGCTCGACCGCGGCGAACGCGTCGCGCTCGACGTCAGCGAACTCAAGGGCCTGATCGAATCGGCCTGCCAGGGCCTGGGCGACAGCATCACGGCCGCGCCGATCGTGGCCGAGACGATGCGCAACCTGTACGACGGCGTGCCGCTCGACGAGGTCTACAAGGCCTCGATCCTCGCGGCCCGCACGCTGATCGAGAAGGATCCCGACTACACCTTCGCCACCGCGCGCCTGCTGCTGCACACGATCTTCAAGGAGATCATCGGCCGCGAAGTCATGCCCGTCGACCGCGCCACCGCCTACGCCGACTACTTCCCCGCCTTCATCAAGAAGGGCGTCGAGAACGAGCTGCTCGACGAGAAGCTGCTGCAGTACGACCTGCCCCGCCTGGGCGCGGCGCTGAAGGCCGAACGCGACAACCAGTTCGACTACCTCGGCCTGCAGACCCTGTACGACCGCTACTTCCTGCACGTGCGCAAGAACCGCATCGAGCTGCCGCAGGCCTTCTTCATGCGCGTCTCGATGGGCCTGGCGCTCAACGAGATCGACCGCGAAGCCCGCGCCATCGAGTTCTACGAAGTGCTGTCGTCCTTCGACTTCATGTCGAGCACGCCGACGCTGTTCAACAGCGGCACGCTGCGCTCGCAGCTGTCGAGCTGCTACCTGACCACCGTGCCCGACGATCTCGACGGCATCTACGAGTCGATCAAGGAAAACGCGCTGCTCTCGAAGTTCGCGGGCGGCCTGGGCAACGACTGGACCCGCGTGCGCGCGCTCGGCAGCCACATCAAGGGCACGAACGGCGAATCGCAGGGCGTGGTGCCCTTCCTCAAGGTGGTGAACGACACCGCCGTGGCCGTGAACCAGGGCGGCAAGCGCAAGGGCGCCGTCTGCACGTACCTCGAAACCTGGCACCTCGACATCGAGGAGTTCCTGGAGCTGCGCAAGAACACCGGCGACGACCGCCGCCGCACGCACGACATGAACACCGCCAACTGGATCCCCGACCTGTTCATGCGCCGCGTGATGGAGAAGGGTTCCTGGACGCTGTTCTCGCCTTCGAACGTGCCCGACCTGCACGACCTGTTCGGCGCCGACTTCGAGAAGGCCTACGTCGCCTACGAAGAGAAGGCCGCGCGCGGCGAGATCAAGCCCAGCCGCACCGTGCAGGCCACCGACCTGTGGCGCAAGATGCTCACGATGCTGTTCGAGACCGGCCATCCCTGGATCACGTTCAAGGACGCCTGCAACGTGCGCTCGCCGCAGCAGCACGCCGGCGTGGTGCACTCGTCGAACCTCTGCACCGAGATCACGCTGAACACCAGCGACACCGAAACCGCGGTCTGCAACCTCGGCTCGGTCAACCTGCTACAGCATCTGAAGGACGGCAAGGTCGACCAGGAGAAGCTCAAGAAGACGATCTCGACCGCGATGCGCATGCTCGACAACGTGATCGACATCAACTACTACGCCGTGAAGAAGGCGCGCGACTCGAACCTGCGCCACCGTCCGGTCGGCCTGGGCCTGATGGGCTTCCAGGACGCGCTGTACGACCTGCGTATTCCCTACGCCTCGCAGGAAGCCGTGCAGTTCGCCGACGAATCGATGGAAGCGATCTGCTACCACGCCTACTGGGCCTCGACCGAGCTGGCGCGCGAGCGCGGCAAGTACTCGAGCTACAAGGGCTCGCTGTGGGACAAGGGCATCCTGCCGATCGACTCGCTCGACCTGCTCGAGAAGGCCCGCGGCGGCTACGTCGAGGTCGACCGCTCGTCGACCCTCGACTGGGACGCGCTGCGCGCCAAGATCAAGGCCGACGGCATGCGCAATTCGAACTGCGTGGCCATCGCCCCGACGGCGACCATCTCGAACATCATCGGCGTCGACGCCTCGATCGAACCCTGCTTCGGCAACCTCTCGGTCAAGTCGAACCTGTCGGGCGAATTCACCGTGATCAACCACTACCTGGTGCGCGACCTCAAGCGCCTGGGCCTGTGGGACGACGTGATGGTGATGGACCTGAAGCACTTCGACGGTTCGCTGCGTCCCATCGACCGCGTGCCGCAGGACGTGAAGGCGCTCTACGCCACCGCGTTCGAAGTCGAGACGACGTGGCTGGTGGAAGCCGCCGCGCGTCGCCAGAAATGGATCGACCAGGCGCAGTCGCTGAACATCTACATGGCCGGCGCCTCGGGCAAGAAGCTCGACGACACCTACAAGCTCGCATGGCTGCGCGGTCTGAAGACCACCTACTACCTGCGCACGCAGAGCGCGACGCACGCCGAGAAGTCGACGGTGCAGTCGGGCCGCCTCAACGCGGTGTCCTCGGGCAACGACGCACCGTCGGGCATGAGCGCACTCGAGGCAGCGGCTGCCGCGGCGAAGGCACAGATGAGCGCGATCCCCGCGACCGACATCGCCTTCTGCGGCGTCGACGATCCGACCTGCGAAGCCTGCCAGTGA